One region of Lampris incognitus isolate fLamInc1 chromosome 4, fLamInc1.hap2, whole genome shotgun sequence genomic DNA includes:
- the dbx1a gene encoding homeobox protein DBX1-A, which translates to MMIPSLIAPPALYPGLYRPATPLQLHQSLPPTFPAHSSFLVEDLLRISRPAPYVSRTVPPASVSLATTAAAMSISGGASAAAVTRDSCSPKTSVPSGKESTFLKFGVSAILAPSPKTASSPPTLHSVHAKAFPLPYFDGSFHPIFRAPYLPASSSVVPIPGTFSWPLAARGKPRRGMLRRAVFSDVQRKALERMFQKQKYISKPDRKKLASKLGLKDSQVKIWFQNRRMKWRNSKERELLSSGGCREQTLPTKTNPHPDLSDVGKKSSADEEEDEEDEEDSFGRGHLLRVPDLCHSPAASVPLLNARGSDASSPSLSSKHSDFSESDDEEITVS; encoded by the exons ATGATGATCCCAAGCCTCATTGCGCCTCCAGCCCTGTACCCGGGGCTGTACCGGCCCGCCACGCCTCTGCAGCTCCACCAGTCCCTGCCACCCACCTTCCCGGCCCACTCCAGCTTCCTGGTGGAGGACCTGCTGCGGATAAGCAGGCCGGCGCCCTACGTCAGCAGGACGGTCCCGCCGGCCAGCGTCTCCCTCGCGACCACAGCCGCCGCCATGTCCATCAGCGGCGGGGCGTCTGCGGCCGCCGTGACGCGGGACTCGTGTTCGCCCAAAACGTCGGTGCCGAGCGGCAAAGAGTCAACTTTTCTTAAGTTCGGAGTCAGCGCCATTCTGGCGCCATCACCAAAGACTG CATCCTCCCCTCCCACACTTCACAGCGTTCATGCCAAGGCCTTCCCACTCCCCTACTTTGACGGGTCCTTTCACCCCATATTTAGGGCACCATATTTACCAG CATCTTCATCGGTTGTGCCCATCCCCGGAACCTTCTCGTGGCCTTTGGCAGCCAGGGGGAAACCGCGAAGAGGGATGCTGAGACGGGCGGTGTTTTCCGACGTCCAGCGCAAGGCCCTGGAGAGAATGTTCCAGAAACAGAAGTATATCAGCAAGCCCGACAGGAAGAAACTGGCTTCAAAGCTCGGCCTGAAAGACTCCCAG GTGAAGATCTGGTTTCAGAACCGGCGCATGAAGTGGCGCAACTCCAAGGAGCGCGAACTCCTGTCCTCCGGGGGCTGCCGCGAGCAAACCCTGCCCACCAAAACCAACCCACACCCGGACCTCAGCGACGTGGGCAAAAAATCGTCGGCCGACgaagaggaggacgaggaggacgaGGAAGATTCGTTCGGCAGAGGACACCTCCTGCGCGTACCGGACTTGTGCCACTCGCCGGCGGCGAGCGTCCCGCTGCTGAACGCGCGAGGCTCGGACGCCTCCTCGCCCTCCCTCTCTAGCAAGCACTCGGACTTCTCAGAGTCGGACGATGAAGAAATAACAGTATCttaa